The Pirellulales bacterium genome has a segment encoding these proteins:
- a CDS encoding tetratricopeptide repeat protein, producing the protein MRGVQWAIYLWPGLPGLWWRGAWSGLALAVSFALLLNLVVAATLVWGELLGPQRAGAIWSGFIAGWLALLFVSRRAAPRAEASPTGPNDLFPAALAEYLRGNWLDAELLARQLVAQIPTDVVATLLLAATLRHTNRFDEARETLDGLTLWDRAASWQMEINAEYQRLSEKEIRLAEGSQQPSIEECAVETELEAPDAGGSEQTEHNVLESEEPRISLPDWRRAA; encoded by the coding sequence ATGCGCGGCGTGCAGTGGGCTATCTATTTGTGGCCCGGATTACCAGGGCTCTGGTGGCGCGGTGCATGGTCGGGATTGGCATTGGCCGTCTCGTTTGCGTTGTTATTAAATCTAGTGGTGGCGGCGACGTTGGTGTGGGGGGAGTTGTTGGGGCCGCAACGGGCAGGGGCGATCTGGTCGGGGTTTATTGCCGGTTGGCTGGCGCTACTTTTTGTCTCGCGACGTGCGGCGCCGCGGGCCGAGGCCTCGCCAACAGGTCCAAACGACTTGTTTCCCGCAGCTTTGGCGGAATACTTAAGGGGGAACTGGCTGGACGCAGAGTTGCTCGCGCGCCAACTTGTGGCCCAGATACCCACGGACGTTGTGGCAACTTTACTGCTGGCCGCGACCCTGCGACATACGAACCGGTTTGACGAAGCCCGGGAAACCTTAGACGGTTTGACCTTGTGGGATCGGGCAGCAAGCTGGCAGATGGAAATCAACGCCGAGTACCAGCGATTGTCGGAGAAGGAAATTCGGCTCGCCGAGGGCTCCCAGCAGCCCTCGATTGAAGAATGTGCCGTCGAAACGGAGCTTGAAGCGCCGGACGCGGGGGGCAGCGAGCAAACGGAACACAATGTGCTAGAGAGTGAAGAACCGAGGATTTCGCTGCCAGATTGGCGTCGTGCGGCTTGA
- a CDS encoding ATP-dependent Clp protease ATP-binding subunit: MYERFTDRARKVMQLANQEAQRFNHEYIGTEHVLLGLIKEGSGVAANVLKNLDVDLRKIRLEVEKLVQSGPDMVTMGKLPQTPRAKKVIEYSMEEARNLNHNYVGTEHILLGLLREQEGVAAQVLMNLGLKLEEVREEVLNLLGHGIEGSEGGERSPAGGSGGSGTAESGKSSKSKTPALDSFGRDLTELARQGKLDPVIGREKEIERAIQILSRRTKNNPVLLGEAGVGKTAIVEGFAQRVIDGNVPELLCDRRIVVLDLAMMVAGTKYRGQFEERIKAVMNEVRRAKNTILFIDELHTLVGAGGAEGAIDASNVLKPALARGEIQCIGATTLDEYRKYIEKDSALDRRFQLIMVEPSTKSETVEILKGLRDRYETHHRVQITDDALGAAVELSSRYITARCLPDKAIDVIDEAGARVRLKAMTRPPDLKEIDEEVERLNKEKEEAVANQDFEKAAALRDQADKLKKKKQSITRDWREKSRETDGVVDEEVIAEVVSKMTGIPLTRMTTEDSLRLMEMEKDLHKRVISQDEAIKSISKAVRRSRSGLKDPKRPTGCFIFAGPTGVGKTLLAKALAEFMFGDEDALIQIDMSEYMEKHNVSRLIGAPPGYVGFEEGGQLTEKIRRRPYAVVLLDEIEKAHPDVFNMLLQVMEEGRLTDSFGRNVDFRNTIVIMTTNAGAEAIKNESSFGFQSPDDDSTYESMKSRVNERIEKVFRPEFLNRVDDVIIFRHLDVADLKEVVELELSKVRERLSERGLKLTLTDEAKSFLIKKGSNTDFGARPLRRAIENYVEDPLSEELLKGEFQGKDTITVEVKKVGDVNQLVFEGKVTEPETVGAGGGTSPTA; the protein is encoded by the coding sequence ATGTACGAACGATTTACCGATCGCGCGCGTAAGGTCATGCAACTGGCGAACCAGGAAGCGCAGCGGTTCAACCACGAATACATCGGCACCGAGCATGTCCTGCTGGGCCTTATCAAGGAAGGCAGCGGCGTCGCGGCCAACGTGCTTAAAAACCTCGACGTCGATCTTCGCAAGATCCGCCTCGAGGTCGAGAAGCTCGTCCAAAGTGGACCGGACATGGTCACAATGGGTAAGCTGCCGCAAACACCTCGGGCCAAGAAAGTCATCGAGTATTCGATGGAAGAGGCCCGCAACCTGAATCACAACTACGTCGGCACCGAGCACATCCTGTTGGGCTTGCTCCGCGAGCAAGAAGGCGTCGCGGCCCAGGTGCTGATGAACTTGGGTTTGAAGCTGGAAGAAGTCCGCGAAGAGGTCCTGAACCTGCTTGGCCACGGTATCGAGGGAAGCGAGGGGGGCGAGCGCAGCCCAGCAGGCGGCAGCGGCGGCAGTGGTACGGCCGAGTCGGGCAAAAGCAGCAAGTCGAAGACTCCGGCCCTGGATAGCTTTGGCCGCGATCTGACAGAGTTGGCTCGGCAAGGCAAGCTCGACCCGGTGATCGGACGCGAGAAAGAAATCGAGCGGGCTATCCAGATTCTCAGCCGCCGCACGAAGAACAACCCCGTCCTGTTGGGTGAAGCAGGCGTCGGCAAGACAGCCATCGTCGAGGGCTTCGCTCAGCGCGTGATCGATGGCAACGTGCCCGAACTACTTTGTGATCGCCGGATCGTGGTATTGGACCTGGCCATGATGGTGGCCGGCACCAAGTATCGCGGCCAGTTCGAAGAACGTATCAAGGCGGTCATGAACGAGGTCCGCCGTGCCAAGAACACGATCTTGTTCATCGACGAATTGCACACCCTGGTCGGAGCAGGCGGAGCCGAGGGTGCCATCGACGCCTCGAACGTGCTCAAGCCGGCACTGGCCCGCGGCGAGATCCAGTGCATTGGCGCCACGACCCTGGACGAGTACCGCAAGTACATTGAAAAGGACAGCGCGCTCGATCGACGATTTCAATTGATCATGGTGGAGCCTTCGACCAAGAGCGAAACGGTCGAGATCCTCAAAGGTCTACGAGACCGTTATGAGACACACCATCGCGTGCAAATCACCGACGACGCGCTCGGCGCGGCTGTCGAATTGTCCAGCCGCTACATCACGGCCCGTTGTTTGCCGGATAAGGCCATCGACGTGATCGACGAGGCTGGCGCCCGCGTACGGCTCAAGGCCATGACTCGTCCGCCAGATCTTAAGGAAATCGACGAAGAGGTCGAGCGTCTGAACAAGGAAAAGGAAGAGGCGGTCGCCAATCAGGACTTCGAAAAGGCGGCGGCTCTGCGTGATCAGGCCGACAAGCTGAAGAAGAAAAAGCAATCAATCACCCGCGACTGGCGCGAGAAATCGCGTGAGACCGACGGCGTCGTAGACGAGGAAGTGATTGCCGAAGTCGTCTCGAAGATGACCGGTATTCCCTTGACGCGTATGACGACCGAGGACTCGTTGCGGTTGATGGAGATGGAAAAGGACCTGCACAAGCGGGTTATCAGCCAAGACGAAGCTATCAAGTCGATCTCGAAGGCGGTTCGCCGCAGTCGCAGCGGACTGAAGGATCCGAAGCGGCCGACGGGGTGCTTTATCTTCGCCGGCCCCACCGGCGTCGGTAAGACCTTGCTGGCCAAGGCGCTGGCCGAATTCATGTTCGGCGACGAAGACGCCCTGATCCAGATCGACATGAGCGAGTACATGGAGAAGCACAACGTCAGCCGGCTGATCGGAGCGCCGCCGGGCTATGTTGGCTTTGAGGAAGGTGGCCAGCTCACCGAGAAAATTCGCCGCCGTCCTTATGCGGTGGTCCTCTTGGACGAAATCGAGAAGGCCCACCCCGACGTGTTCAATATGCTGCTGCAGGTGATGGAAGAAGGCCGTCTCACGGACAGCTTCGGGCGGAACGTCGACTTCCGCAATACGATCGTCATCATGACGACCAACGCGGGGGCCGAGGCCATCAAGAACGAGTCGTCCTTCGGCTTCCAATCGCCAGACGACGATTCGACCTACGAAAGCATGAAGAGTCGCGTCAATGAACGGATCGAAAAGGTCTTCCGTCCGGAGTTCCTCAACCGCGTCGACGACGTGATCATTTTCCGTCACCTCGACGTTGCCGACCTCAAGGAGGTTGTGGAACTCGAGCTGAGCAAGGTCCGCGAACGCCTGAGCGAGCGCGGTCTGAAGCTGACTTTGACCGACGAAGCCAAGAGCTTCTTGATCAAGAAGGGATCGAACACGGATTTCGGTGCCCGGCCGCTACGTCGTGCGATCGAGAACTATGTCGAGGATCCGCTCTCTGAAGAACTGCTCAAGGGAGAGTTCCAGGGGAAGGACACGATCACGGTCGAAGTCAAAAAGGTCGGCGACGTCAACCAACTCGTGTTCGAGGGCAAAGTCACCGAGCCGGAAACTGTAGGCGCCGGCGGCGGCACCTCGCCGACGGCGTAA
- a CDS encoding pyruvate carboxylase, translating into MKPIRKLLVANRGEIAIRVFRAAHELGIRTVAIYSQEDRFALHRLKADEAYPIGKPGEPLRSYLDVDGIIDIAVRHEVDAIHPGYGFLSENPALSRACRKAGIILCGPPAEILEQLGDKVTARGIAARAGVPVLAGSDHPVADSAEAARLAEKLGYPIMLKAAKGGGGRGMRVVETAAELAGSLAQAQRESLGAFGSDEVFLEKFITHPRHIEVQLLGDQYGNLVHLFERDCSLQRRHQKVVELAPALKLDPKVREAICQAALDIGNAVKYQNAGTVEFLLDTSTDKFYFIEVNPRIQVEHTVTEVVTGVDIVQCQILIAQGKRLDEPEIDLGSQAAITTRGFAIQCRVTTEDPENRFLPDYGRITGYRSAGGTGVRLDGGTAFSGAIVTPFYDSLLVKVTAWARHFPDAARRMERCLQEFRIRGVKTNLPFLMNLVTHPQFLAGGYTTRFLDETPELFQFTTPRDRATKIFNYLADVIVNGHTAVKKRPENVRRALAPLPSIDAERPGSHGARDRFKQLGPERFSRWILEQKQLLLTDTTFRDAHQSLLATRLRTHDMLAIAQAYSRLVPQLFSIEMWGGATFDTTMRFLGECPWQRLADLRERIPNILFQMLFRASNALGYANYPDNVVQAFVKETADAGMDIFRIFDSLNWVENMRVAMEAVIESGAICEAAICYTGDILDPKRTKYDLKYYVKMAKELEKLGAHMLCIKDMAGLCKPYAAQLLVRTLKQEVGIPIHFHTHDTSGVQAGAVLKAAEVGLDIADAAMAPFSGLTSQPNLNSLVESLRFTERDTGLGFEPLQQIADYWAAAREYYTPFETGMLASTADVYRDEMPGGQYTNLFQQAKAIGLSHRWRDICRVYAEVNQLFGDIVKVTPSSKAVGDMALFMVTGDLTVKDVLDPQRELAFPESVVDLLSGKMGLPPGGFPPEVQKRILRGGAPLTERPGATLPPADFAAAEAAVEKILGQKPTSRDVMSYFMYPKVFAEYAARQEQYGDTSVLPTPVFFYGPEPGEEFTFDIERGKTLIVKYLTMGDPHPDGRRTVFFELNGQSRNVTVQDRSLDSSAVHHPKADANDPNHVGAPMPGSVVTVAVHVGDAVAKGQKLLSMEAMKMETTVYAERDGKITELLVRPGVQVETGDLLVRFG; encoded by the coding sequence ATGAAGCCCATTCGCAAGCTGTTGGTCGCCAATCGCGGCGAAATCGCCATTCGGGTGTTCCGCGCCGCCCACGAACTCGGCATCCGCACCGTGGCGATCTACTCCCAGGAGGATCGCTTTGCCCTGCATCGGCTGAAAGCCGACGAAGCCTACCCGATCGGCAAGCCTGGCGAGCCGCTACGGTCGTACCTGGATGTCGACGGCATTATCGACATCGCCGTGCGACACGAAGTGGATGCCATTCACCCCGGCTACGGCTTCCTGTCCGAAAACCCGGCCTTGTCGCGCGCTTGCCGCAAAGCTGGCATTATCCTTTGCGGACCGCCGGCCGAGATTCTCGAGCAGCTTGGCGATAAGGTCACGGCCCGCGGCATAGCCGCCCGCGCGGGCGTGCCGGTATTGGCCGGCAGCGATCACCCCGTGGCCGATTCTGCCGAGGCAGCCCGGTTGGCTGAGAAGCTCGGCTACCCCATCATGCTCAAGGCCGCCAAAGGGGGCGGTGGGCGCGGCATGCGCGTCGTAGAAACCGCCGCAGAGTTAGCCGGGTCGCTTGCGCAAGCACAGCGTGAGTCGTTGGGGGCATTTGGAAGTGACGAAGTGTTCCTCGAAAAATTCATCACGCATCCCCGGCATATCGAGGTCCAGCTTCTTGGGGACCAGTACGGAAACCTGGTCCACTTGTTCGAGCGCGATTGTTCACTGCAACGACGGCATCAGAAGGTCGTCGAGCTCGCACCGGCTCTCAAGCTCGATCCCAAGGTCCGCGAGGCCATTTGCCAGGCCGCGCTTGATATCGGCAACGCGGTTAAATATCAGAATGCCGGCACGGTCGAGTTTCTGCTCGATACCAGCACCGACAAGTTCTATTTCATCGAAGTGAATCCCCGCATCCAGGTCGAGCACACCGTGACCGAAGTCGTCACGGGCGTCGACATCGTGCAGTGCCAAATCCTGATCGCCCAGGGCAAGCGTTTGGACGAGCCCGAGATTGATCTGGGCTCCCAGGCCGCGATCACCACGCGCGGCTTTGCCATTCAGTGCCGGGTGACGACCGAAGACCCTGAAAATCGATTTCTGCCCGACTACGGTCGGATCACCGGCTACCGCTCGGCGGGCGGAACAGGTGTTCGCCTGGACGGCGGTACGGCGTTTTCCGGGGCCATCGTGACACCGTTCTACGACTCGCTGTTGGTTAAGGTCACCGCCTGGGCTCGCCATTTCCCCGACGCTGCCCGGCGCATGGAACGCTGCCTGCAAGAGTTCCGCATCCGCGGCGTGAAAACCAACTTGCCGTTCCTGATGAACCTGGTGACCCATCCGCAATTTCTGGCCGGCGGCTACACGACGCGATTCCTGGACGAAACCCCCGAGCTGTTTCAGTTCACGACGCCGCGCGATCGGGCGACAAAGATCTTCAACTACCTGGCAGATGTGATCGTCAACGGCCATACCGCAGTGAAGAAGCGGCCCGAGAACGTCCGACGGGCGTTGGCTCCGCTGCCCTCGATCGATGCCGAGCGCCCCGGCTCGCACGGGGCGCGCGACCGCTTCAAGCAACTCGGTCCCGAGCGATTCAGCCGCTGGATCCTCGAACAGAAGCAGCTGTTACTGACCGATACAACGTTCCGCGACGCCCATCAGTCACTATTGGCCACCCGCCTGCGGACGCACGACATGCTGGCGATCGCACAGGCGTATTCCCGGCTCGTGCCGCAGTTGTTCTCGATCGAGATGTGGGGCGGAGCTACATTCGATACAACCATGCGCTTTCTGGGGGAGTGCCCCTGGCAGCGATTGGCAGACTTGCGCGAGCGGATTCCGAATATCTTGTTCCAGATGCTGTTCCGCGCCTCGAATGCCCTGGGATACGCCAATTATCCGGACAACGTCGTGCAAGCATTCGTCAAGGAGACGGCCGATGCGGGTATGGACATATTCCGCATCTTCGACTCGCTCAATTGGGTCGAAAATATGCGCGTTGCAATGGAGGCCGTTATCGAATCCGGCGCCATCTGCGAGGCCGCGATCTGCTACACCGGCGATATCCTCGATCCCAAGCGGACCAAATACGACCTGAAGTACTACGTGAAAATGGCCAAGGAGCTGGAGAAGCTCGGTGCCCATATGCTGTGCATCAAGGATATGGCCGGCCTGTGCAAGCCCTACGCTGCGCAGTTGCTGGTCCGCACGCTCAAGCAAGAGGTGGGCATCCCGATTCATTTTCACACACATGACACCAGCGGTGTGCAAGCGGGCGCCGTGCTCAAGGCGGCCGAAGTCGGATTGGACATTGCCGACGCGGCCATGGCACCGTTCTCGGGCCTCACGTCGCAGCCCAACTTGAATTCACTGGTGGAATCGCTGCGATTCACCGAGCGCGACACCGGGCTTGGTTTCGAGCCCTTGCAGCAGATCGCCGACTATTGGGCAGCGGCACGCGAATACTACACCCCGTTCGAGACCGGCATGCTGGCCAGCACCGCGGACGTCTATCGCGACGAAATGCCAGGGGGCCAGTACACCAACCTCTTCCAGCAAGCCAAGGCTATCGGCCTGTCACACCGCTGGCGCGATATCTGTCGCGTGTACGCCGAGGTCAATCAGCTTTTTGGCGATATCGTGAAGGTCACTCCCAGCTCGAAGGCTGTGGGGGACATGGCGTTGTTTATGGTCACGGGCGATCTGACGGTGAAGGACGTGCTTGATCCACAACGGGAGTTGGCATTTCCCGAGTCGGTCGTCGACCTGCTGTCGGGCAAGATGGGCCTGCCGCCGGGCGGGTTTCCGCCCGAGGTGCAAAAACGGATCCTGCGCGGCGGCGCGCCACTGACCGAGCGTCCCGGGGCGACCTTGCCGCCAGCCGATTTCGCCGCCGCCGAAGCCGCCGTCGAGAAGATCCTGGGCCAGAAGCCTACTTCGCGCGACGTCATGTCGTATTTTATGTACCCAAAGGTGTTCGCCGAGTACGCCGCACGTCAGGAGCAGTACGGCGATACTAGCGTGCTTCCCACGCCGGTCTTTTTCTACGGGCCCGAGCCGGGCGAGGAGTTCACGTTCGACATCGAACGGGGCAAGACGCTGATCGTCAAGTACTTGACCATGGGCGACCCTCACCCCGATGGACGACGCACCGTCTTTTTTGAACTGAACGGCCAGTCGCGAAACGTCACGGTGCAGGATCGCTCGCTCGATTCCTCGGCCGTACATCATCCCAAGGCCGACGCGAACGACCCCAACCATGTGGGCGCGCCGATGCCAGGCTCGGTGGTCACAGTGGCGGTTCACGTCGGCGACGCCGTGGCCAAAGGCCAGAAGTTGCTGTCGATGGAGGCTATGAAGATGGAGACCACGGTCTACGCCGAACGCGACGGCAAAATTACCGAGTTGCTGGTCCGGCCTGGCGTGCAAGTCGAAACGGGCGACCTGCTCGTGCGCTTTGGCTAA
- a CDS encoding SDR family oxidoreductase: MLQDRKIIVLTGVSRGLGLALAEGFIERGHTVCGAARSASAVATLAKRWPAPHRFTAMDVAHDDQVKSWATDIVAAVGAPDLLVNNAALMNAPAPLWQIPLAEFEQLIDVNINGVFHVIRHFVPAMVARQRGVIVNLSSGWGRSTSPEVAPYCATKWAIEGLTRALAQELPEGMAAVPLNPGVINTDMLQTAWGADANSYPTPDQWAQRAVPMILGLSAKDNGEPLAVRSSG; the protein is encoded by the coding sequence ATGCTACAAGATCGCAAAATCATCGTTCTCACCGGCGTCAGCCGTGGCCTGGGCTTGGCCCTGGCCGAAGGTTTTATCGAGCGCGGCCACACGGTTTGTGGCGCGGCGCGCAGCGCCTCGGCCGTGGCGACGCTTGCCAAACGTTGGCCGGCCCCTCACCGCTTTACCGCTATGGATGTAGCGCACGACGACCAGGTGAAGAGTTGGGCCACTGACATTGTGGCCGCCGTCGGCGCGCCCGACCTGTTGGTGAATAATGCGGCCCTGATGAACGCGCCGGCTCCTTTATGGCAAATTCCGCTGGCTGAATTCGAGCAGTTGATCGACGTGAACATCAATGGCGTGTTTCACGTGATCCGCCATTTCGTTCCGGCGATGGTTGCGCGACAGCGAGGCGTTATTGTGAACCTCAGTTCTGGCTGGGGGCGTTCGACCTCGCCCGAGGTGGCTCCCTACTGTGCTACGAAATGGGCCATCGAAGGGCTGACACGTGCGCTTGCGCAGGAATTGCCGGAGGGGATGGCCGCCGTGCCGCTAAATCCTGGTGTGATCAATACCGACATGCTGCAAACGGCTTGGGGCGCCGACGCCAACAGTTACCCCACCCCCGATCAATGGGCCCAGCGCGCCGTGCCGATGATCTTGGGGCTATCGGCCAAGGACAATGGCGAACCCCTGGCGGTGCGATCGTCGGGTTAA